One window of the Methanomassiliicoccaceae archaeon DOK genome contains the following:
- a CDS encoding kinase — protein sequence MDGIHYRARAPLRLGLAGGGTDVEPYASKKGGAVFNTTINRYAYCTITPTDDHSMSVHSTDYGKFMAPLDGGPLKLDGNMDLIKAVTNHFEITDGFRMFLQSEAPPGSGLGGSSTVIVSIIAAMCEWQGIKLTSMEMAQLAYKLEREEIGLKGGKQDQYAAVFGGFNFMKFNKHGVNVNRVRIPEDTVNELQYSSLLCYTGNPRESATIIESQVDKFNKGQNEEALDKTKEIATSMVIALEKGNIVHAGELLHEAWEYKKQFSNKVSNPQIDALYQAAMDEGAIGGKVSGAGGGGFMYFICRYDRKYSVAKVLQKMGARVTDYMFEPEGVISWRYPNE from the coding sequence ATGGATGGGATTCACTACAGAGCAAGGGCTCCTCTGAGATTAGGTCTTGCTGGGGGAGGTACAGATGTTGAGCCTTACGCATCGAAAAAGGGCGGTGCGGTTTTCAACACGACGATTAATAGGTATGCATACTGTACGATCACACCCACAGACGATCACTCGATGTCTGTTCATTCCACCGACTACGGTAAATTTATGGCACCCTTGGACGGCGGACCTCTGAAGCTCGACGGCAACATGGATCTCATAAAAGCTGTCACCAATCATTTCGAGATCACCGACGGATTCAGGATGTTCCTGCAGTCGGAGGCACCTCCGGGGTCCGGATTGGGCGGCTCATCGACCGTCATAGTTTCCATCATAGCAGCAATGTGCGAGTGGCAGGGCATCAAGCTCACGAGCATGGAGATGGCCCAGCTGGCGTACAAGCTCGAGAGGGAGGAGATCGGCCTCAAAGGCGGCAAACAGGACCAGTATGCGGCCGTGTTCGGCGGTTTCAACTTCATGAAGTTCAACAAGCATGGGGTCAACGTCAACAGGGTGAGAATCCCAGAGGACACCGTCAACGAACTCCAGTATTCCTCGCTCCTGTGCTACACGGGCAATCCACGCGAATCCGCCACGATCATCGAGAGTCAGGTGGACAAGTTCAACAAGGGGCAGAACGAGGAGGCCCTCGACAAGACCAAGGAGATAGCAACCTCGATGGTCATAGCTCTCGAGAAGGGAAACATCGTCCATGCGGGGGAGCTTCTCCATGAGGCCTGGGAGTATAAGAAGCAGTTCTCCAACAAGGTCTCCAATCCGCAGATCGACGCGCTCTATCAGGCGGCCATGGACGAAGGCGCCATAGGCGGAAAGGTTTCAGGTGCCGGAGGTGGCGGTTTCATGTACTTCATATGCAGATACGACCGCAAGTACAGCGTCGCCAAAGTTCTCCAGAAGATGGGTGCGAGGGTGACCGACTACATGTTCGAGCCCGAGGGAGTGATCTCTTGGAGGTATCCCAATGAATGA